The Euphorbia lathyris chromosome 8, ddEupLath1.1, whole genome shotgun sequence genome has a window encoding:
- the LOC136203265 gene encoding auxin-responsive protein IAA29-like — protein MELQLGLSLSNSTCTKFSDDDFTARKKQRSVSYSNYASESDDDQVMESRTLPLFLWSNQPNQEDDDPKHSDNSSSSSSINQEEDDSDDGIVGWPPIKFRRRKMRQTPTGGNINGCADCHSRVSNSMYVKVKMEGVAIARKIDLTIYDSFQQLKQILISMFGIFQENSTSYELTYQDKEGDWMLAENVSWRSFMGSVQRLKLIRSSSC, from the exons ATGGAGCTTCAATTAGGTCTCTCTCTTTCTAATTCTACCTGCACTAAGTTTTCCGATGACGATTTCACCGCCAGAAAGAAGCAACGCAGCGTTTCTTATTCTAATTATGCCtctgaatctgatgatgatcaagtaATGGAGTCTCGAACTCTTCCTCTTTTTCTATGGAGTAATCAACCGaatcaagaagatgatgatcCCAAACATTCAGATAACagctcctcctcttcttccatCAATCAAGAAGAAGATGACAGCGACGACGGTATAGTAGGGTGGCCGCCGATCAAGTTCCGCAGGAGGAAGATGAGACAAACTCCGACGGGGGGTAATATTAATGGGTGTGCTGATTGTCACAGTAGAGTATCAAATTCTATGTATGTGAAGGTTAAAATGGAGGGAGTTGCTATTGCCAGGAAAATTGACTTGACCATCTATGATTCTTTTCAACAACTTAAACAAATCTTGATTTCCATGTTTGGGATAT TTCAAGAAAATTCTACGAGTTATGAACTCACTTATCAGGACAAGGAAGGAGACTGGATGCTTGCTGAGAATGTATCTTGGAG AAGTTTTATGGGGTCGGTCCAACGCTTGAAATTGATAAGGAGCAGCAGTTGTTGA